The following are encoded in a window of Clostridium thermarum genomic DNA:
- a CDS encoding M48 family metalloprotease, translated as MKIKNKTFFLLMFLFSIVFTFTFTIYYITSLSANNVSILYLTVSYLLLIIFVCITMEVSLRLTVLTNKNIFKLDLDRYPTIINSLKLVENDVKIYIVGNSKSSFSNISIKGFITPHIFISKILFDNLHESELNALILHELGHIKYNHILKRGLFLYLIGVLPIIEKFFYIYSLSLDKYISPILAVTCILAFILSFTFMRKQEVQADLFAALNCGDINIYIFSLEKFFKLQGRHSNNSFISSIFSLHPRDEIRLALLKRSIH; from the coding sequence ATGAAAATTAAAAATAAAACTTTCTTTTTACTAATGTTCTTATTCAGCATTGTTTTTACATTTACTTTTACAATATATTATATAACTTCCCTATCAGCTAATAATGTCTCTATACTCTATTTAACTGTTTCTTATCTTTTACTCATAATATTCGTTTGTATAACAATGGAAGTATCACTTAGACTTACGGTTCTTACCAACAAAAATATATTCAAATTAGATTTAGATAGATACCCTACCATTATAAACTCACTTAAATTAGTTGAAAATGATGTTAAAATTTATATAGTAGGTAATTCTAAATCTAGTTTTTCAAATATCTCCATTAAAGGATTTATTACTCCACATATATTTATTTCAAAAATATTATTTGATAATCTTCATGAGTCTGAGCTTAATGCACTTATACTACATGAACTTGGCCATATAAAATATAATCACATATTGAAAAGAGGTTTGTTTCTATACTTAATTGGAGTATTACCAATTATAGAAAAGTTTTTTTACATTTACTCTCTTTCACTGGATAAATATATTAGCCCAATACTTGCAGTAACATGTATACTTGCATTTATACTATCCTTTACCTTCATGCGAAAGCAGGAAGTACAAGCAGATCTCTTTGCAGCATTAAATTGTGGAGATATAAATATATATATTTTTTCTTTAGAAAAATTCTTTAAATTACAAGGAAGACATAGTAATAATTCATTTATTTCTAGCATATTCTCTTTGCATCCACGAGACGAAATAAGATTAGCACTATTAAAAAGAAGTATTCATTAA
- a CDS encoding Blp family class II bacteriocin, translating into MNTLDMTYGNFMILDNSELMAVDGGWDFGAVLKATALGAIGGAVGGFVKGAIPGAIIGFSIGGPAGALAGAASMGGSYAVSGAIAGAVGGYVVGSATQYLK; encoded by the coding sequence ATGAATACTTTAGATATGACATATGGAAACTTTATGATATTAGACAATTCTGAACTCATGGCAGTTGATGGAGGATGGGACTTTGGAGCAGTTCTCAAGGCAACCGCTTTGGGAGCTATCGGCGGAGCTGTTGGTGGTTTTGTTAAAGGTGCTATTCCCGGTGCAATTATAGGCTTTTCAATCGGAGGTCCTGCTGGAGCTCTAGCAGGAGCAGCAAGTATGGGTGGAAGCTATGCTGTTAGTGGCGCTATTGCTGGTGCTGTTGGCGGTTATGTAGTTGGCTCTGCTACACAGTACTTAAAATAA